A window of Haloarchaeobius litoreus contains these coding sequences:
- a CDS encoding segregation/condensation protein A, with protein MTDGSSSAESSGDPDASGEQRGESVKQNGDSPKQESPERNGDTPEDMLTIAGHEDRTPPDEEPDFLDDGDGGDDPADPDEFYGDGDVEDVLPGEDDEEPSDDDAAADDELDAVLPDDDAIGDSDDDEVEPVELLVQLAKRGEIDPWDIDVMRVTDRFLDALESVDLRTSGRALFYASVLLRMKGDELIHGSDKQDEEEPAPWEQPFGDEPQSPPADPDFDPVAGLEAEMERRLERKHARGTPETLDELVRDLREAERGTWWKEGREYDTSDSPQGFRRGTQTLDYHTGDDRRVDDEPTEDDVTGTTHEEEIEEVIDDVRVALREHYDAGRAEVLFAEVQDSGGSRVLTFLALLFLAHRGQVTLQQDELFGDLWVQDPAATAVSDEAVAD; from the coding sequence ATGACTGATGGGAGCTCTTCGGCGGAGTCGAGCGGAGACCCGGACGCCTCGGGCGAGCAGCGTGGTGAGTCCGTGAAACAGAACGGCGATTCCCCGAAACAGGAGTCCCCGGAGCGGAACGGCGACACCCCCGAGGACATGCTCACCATCGCGGGACACGAGGACCGGACACCGCCGGACGAGGAGCCCGATTTCCTCGATGACGGGGACGGCGGCGACGACCCGGCCGACCCCGACGAGTTCTACGGCGACGGCGACGTCGAGGACGTGCTGCCGGGCGAGGACGACGAGGAGCCGAGCGACGACGACGCAGCCGCTGACGACGAGCTCGACGCGGTCCTGCCGGACGACGACGCCATCGGTGACTCGGACGACGACGAGGTCGAGCCGGTCGAGCTGCTCGTCCAGCTCGCGAAGCGGGGCGAGATCGACCCGTGGGACATCGACGTCATGCGGGTGACCGACCGGTTCCTCGACGCGCTGGAGTCGGTGGACCTGCGCACGTCGGGACGCGCGCTGTTCTACGCGAGCGTCCTCCTGCGGATGAAGGGCGACGAGCTCATCCACGGCAGCGACAAGCAGGACGAGGAGGAGCCCGCGCCGTGGGAGCAGCCGTTCGGGGACGAGCCGCAGTCGCCGCCGGCGGACCCCGACTTCGATCCGGTTGCGGGGCTGGAGGCCGAGATGGAACGCCGGCTCGAACGGAAGCACGCCCGCGGGACGCCGGAGACGCTGGACGAGCTGGTCCGGGACCTGCGCGAGGCCGAGCGCGGGACCTGGTGGAAGGAGGGCCGTGAGTACGACACGAGCGACTCGCCACAGGGGTTCCGCCGCGGGACGCAGACGCTCGACTACCACACGGGCGACGACCGCCGCGTCGACGACGAGCCGACCGAAGACGACGTGACGGGGACGACCCACGAGGAGGAGATCGAGGAGGTCATCGACGACGTGCGGGTGGCGCTCCGCGAGCACTACGACGCCGGGCGCGCCGAGGTGCTGTTCGCGGAGGTACAGGACAGCGGTGGCTCACGCGTCCTGACGTTTCTCGCGCTGCTCTTCCTCGCACACCGCGGACAGGTCACGCTCCAGCAGGACGAGCTGTTCGGTGACCTCTGGGTGCAGGACCCGGCCGCGACCGCCGTCTCGGACGAGGCGGTCGCCGACTGA
- a CDS encoding helix-turn-helix domain-containing protein has protein sequence MGVIAEFSVDTDAFGPSSVGGGEVQLQFEPIVPTSGDVAPYVWVTGDTDGFERAIDGSAADVGYDVLDRHDARVLYRLRWGTEPTGLLSIFVDTNAAVLEARATDRWFFRVRFPDDTSVTRFHERTREHGYELDLHRLGRSADGTDEADGAYGLTPEQREALLFAVETGYFAIPRQSTLDDIAAEFDISNQAASERLRRATETVLQNALDQELDEPVPRRG, from the coding sequence ATGGGGGTAATTGCGGAGTTCTCGGTCGACACGGACGCGTTCGGTCCGTCGTCGGTCGGCGGGGGAGAGGTCCAGCTACAGTTCGAACCGATCGTGCCCACGTCGGGGGACGTGGCGCCGTACGTCTGGGTGACCGGAGACACCGACGGGTTCGAGCGGGCGATCGACGGGTCGGCGGCGGACGTCGGCTACGACGTGCTCGACAGACACGATGCGCGCGTTCTCTACCGGCTCCGGTGGGGGACGGAGCCCACCGGATTGCTGTCCATCTTCGTGGACACGAACGCGGCGGTGCTCGAGGCACGGGCGACCGACCGGTGGTTCTTCCGCGTCAGGTTCCCGGACGACACGAGCGTCACGCGCTTTCACGAACGGACCAGAGAGCACGGCTACGAACTCGACCTGCACCGGCTGGGTCGGTCAGCCGACGGCACGGACGAAGCGGACGGCGCCTACGGGCTGACACCGGAGCAGCGTGAGGCGCTGCTGTTCGCCGTCGAGACCGGCTACTTCGCCATCCCGCGGCAGTCGACGCTCGACGACATCGCCGCCGAGTTCGACATCTCGAACCAGGCCGCATCCGAACGGCTGCGACGAGCGACCGAGACCGTGCTCCAGAACGCACTCGACCAGGAACTCGACGAGCCGGTGCCTCGACGCGGCTGA
- a CDS encoding HEAT repeat domain-containing protein — MGLLSGSDDTDRAEELCELARDDPAGAVAHVDELRDLLAAGDATTRASAADALYHIAGAEPEALVDCVDALITQLDDDDASARRRAADALAATAAGAPRTFSAWVESLAPSLSTGDPYVRAAVASVFAQLAASGPSTVLDAVEGLRDATTDDEEWDVRTYATGALADVATRYPEEVLPVVDDAVANAREPVPALQTASIDLLAAVAVSDPATVPEVDELFAELVLDAPTSQRLAAAYAIGRVGVEHPDRIPEALSALTTAIGDDDDRVSRAAATAFVTVATEYSGSVTIGDDLRQRLWWLADDIDAPVEQLLESGE, encoded by the coding sequence ATGGGACTGCTGAGTGGGTCCGACGACACCGACCGTGCAGAGGAGCTGTGCGAACTGGCGCGCGACGACCCGGCCGGCGCGGTCGCGCACGTCGACGAGCTACGCGACCTGCTCGCGGCCGGGGACGCGACGACGCGGGCGAGCGCAGCGGACGCACTGTACCACATCGCCGGCGCCGAGCCGGAAGCGCTCGTGGACTGCGTCGACGCCCTCATCACACAGCTCGACGACGACGACGCGAGCGCCCGCCGCCGTGCCGCCGACGCGCTCGCCGCCACCGCGGCGGGCGCGCCACGGACGTTCAGCGCGTGGGTCGAGTCGCTGGCACCCTCGCTCTCGACGGGCGACCCGTACGTGCGCGCGGCGGTCGCGTCCGTGTTCGCACAGCTCGCCGCCTCGGGCCCCAGCACGGTCCTCGACGCTGTCGAGGGCCTCCGCGACGCGACGACGGACGACGAGGAGTGGGACGTCCGGACGTACGCGACCGGTGCGCTGGCCGACGTGGCGACGCGCTACCCGGAGGAGGTGCTCCCCGTCGTGGACGACGCGGTTGCGAACGCCCGCGAGCCCGTGCCCGCGCTCCAGACCGCTTCCATCGACCTGCTCGCCGCCGTCGCCGTGTCCGACCCGGCCACCGTCCCGGAGGTCGACGAGCTGTTCGCCGAGCTCGTCCTCGACGCGCCGACGAGCCAGCGGCTGGCCGCGGCGTACGCCATCGGCCGAGTCGGGGTCGAGCATCCGGACCGGATACCCGAGGCACTGAGCGCGCTCACGACCGCCATCGGGGACGACGACGACCGGGTGAGCCGTGCCGCCGCGACGGCGTTCGTCACCGTCGCGACCGAGTACTCGGGCTCGGTGACCATCGGTGATGACCTCCGCCAGCGGCTCTGGTGGCTCGCCGACGACATCGACGCGCCGGTCGAGCAGCTGCTCGAGTCGGGCGAGTGA
- the mtnP gene encoding S-methyl-5'-thioadenosine phosphorylase yields the protein MTIGVIGGSGIYEALPLENVEQKRVDTPFGEPSDEVTLGELAGKEVAFLPRHGPDHQHTPTNAPYRANIYALKSVGVDRVIATNAVGSLREDLPPQTLVVPRQIFDRTSHREHTFFGDGMVVHMGFADPYDPPMVDHLADAAERADTDADVEEGGTYVCIEGPQYSTRSESEFYREQGWDVVGMTAIPEAKLAREAEMSYATVTGVTDYDVWKRDSEVTLDEVLENAAANQESINAVVEEAVRSMPDDFESDAWSALEGTINTPSEAIPEDTRERVDLLAGRYLD from the coding sequence ATGACTATCGGCGTCATCGGCGGCAGCGGCATCTACGAGGCCCTGCCCCTCGAGAACGTGGAGCAGAAGCGTGTCGACACGCCGTTCGGCGAGCCCTCGGACGAGGTCACGCTCGGCGAACTCGCGGGCAAGGAGGTCGCGTTCCTCCCCCGGCACGGCCCCGACCACCAGCACACCCCGACGAACGCGCCGTACCGGGCGAACATCTACGCGCTGAAGTCCGTCGGCGTCGACCGCGTCATCGCGACGAACGCGGTCGGCAGCCTGCGCGAGGACCTCCCGCCGCAGACGCTCGTCGTGCCGCGGCAGATCTTCGACCGGACGAGCCACCGCGAGCACACCTTCTTCGGCGACGGCATGGTCGTCCACATGGGCTTCGCGGACCCGTACGACCCGCCGATGGTGGACCACCTCGCCGACGCGGCCGAGCGCGCCGACACCGACGCGGACGTCGAGGAGGGCGGCACCTACGTCTGCATCGAGGGGCCGCAGTACTCCACCCGGTCGGAGTCCGAGTTCTACCGCGAGCAGGGCTGGGACGTCGTCGGCATGACGGCGATTCCGGAGGCGAAGCTCGCCCGCGAGGCCGAGATGTCCTACGCGACGGTCACCGGCGTCACGGACTACGACGTCTGGAAGCGCGACAGCGAGGTCACGCTCGACGAGGTGCTGGAGAACGCCGCCGCCAACCAGGAGTCCATCAACGCCGTCGTCGAGGAGGCCGTCCGGTCGATGCCCGACGACTTCGAGAGCGACGCCTGGTCCGCGCTGGAGGGCACCATCAACACGCCCAGCGAGGCGATCCCCGAGGACACCCGCGAGCGCGTCGACCTGCTGGCGGGTCGGTACCTCGACTGA